The DNA segment CGGCATAGCGCACCGCCGTCGGGAACAGGGCGGGCAGGGTGGCCGCGCTGGGCGCCGCGAAGCACGCCAGCAGGGTGGCGAGGATCAGCATCCCGAACAGCGGAAGCCAGGTCCCCCCGCGCGTGATCATCAGGAACGACGGGACCGCGAGGACGATCATGGCGGCGGCGCTCACCGCGTAGACGGGGCGCCGGCCGACGCGGTCGCTGAGCCGGCCGATGAACGTGATCAGCAGCACGATCCACAGCATGCCGATGAGGACCAGCAGGTCGGCGAAGGTGGCGGAGCGGTGCAGGTCCTCGGTCAGATAGGTGGGCATGAACCCGGTCACCATGTAATTGGTGACGTTGTAGAGCAGCACGATGCCCATGCACAGCAGCAGCTCACGCCAGTGCCTGCCGATGATGTCCTTGAACTCGCCGCGCACCGAGCCTTGGGCGAGGCTCTTCTCGTGCTCGTCCAGCTGCTGCTGGAAGGCCGGGGACTCCTCCAGCCTGAGCCGGATGTACAGGCCGATGGCGCCGAGCGGACCGGCGATCAGGAACGGCACGCGCCAGCCCCAGGAGAGCATCTCCGCATCGCTCAGCGTCAGGTTCAGCACGGTGACCAGGGCGGAGCCGAGCGCGTAGCCGACGAAGGTGCCGAAGTCGAGCCAGCTGGAGAGGAAGCCCCGGCGGCGGTCGGGCGCGTACTCGGAGACGAACGTGGAGGCTCCGCCGTACTCGCCCCCGGTCGAGAAGCCCTGCACCATCCGGGCGATCAGCAGCAGTACCGGAGCCGCGACACCGATGGTCGTGTAGCCGGGGATCAGGCCGATGGAGAAGGTGCCGGCCGCCATCATGATCATGGTGGTGGCCAGCACCTTCTGCCGGCCGACCCGGTCCCCGAGCGGCCCGAAGACGAGCCCGCCGAGCGGTCGCACCACGAAGGCGGCGGCGAACGTCGCGAACGACGAGATCAGCTGGGCGGTCGGCGAGGCCGACGGGAAGAACACCTTGCCGATGATCGCGGCCAGGTAGCTGTAGATGCCGAAGTCGAACCACTCCATGCAGTTGCCCAGGGCGGAGGCGCCGACCGCGCGCCGCAGCAGCGGGCCCTCGACGACCTGGATGTCGTCCTCGCGGAAGGCCCGTTTGTTGCGGCGCAGCCGCCGGGTCAGCTCCTCCCGTACCTGTCGTGGCATCTCCACGACGGACTTCGGCAGCCTGGTGTTCCGGAGCGGGCCGGTGGGCCCTTCGGACGTCGCATCACTCACGCGGCAGTCAGCCCTTCGCCGTCGGCAGGATCACCCACCGCATCCTGTGCCCGTGCCACGGCAGCGCGCACGCTGGGACGTCCGTCCGGGCGTACGGTGCGTCCGTGGCTCGTGTGACCCGTAAGGGCCGGGTCATGCGGGGTCCGCGACGATGGGCCCGGCGGGCTTCGGGACGGTGGCCGCGGGCGCGTACTGGGCGGCCTGGGCGGCGAACATGGCGGCGTAGCGGCCCCGCGCGGCGACGAGTTCGTCGTGCGTGCCCTGCTCGACGAGGCGTCCCGCGTCGAGCACGTGGATCCGGTCGGCGTGGCGGACCCCGGACATGCGGTGGGTGACCAGGACGACGGCCCGGTTCGGGGCGGCGAGGCGGCGGATGCGGTCGAACGCCTCGATCTCGGCCTCGGGGTCGAGCGCGGAGGTGGGCTCGTCGACGATGAGGATGTTCTCCGCCTGTGCGGTCGAGCCGCGCCAGTGGGTGCGGGCCAGGCCGATCTTCTGCCATTCGCCGCCGGAGAGTTCGATGGCGCCGCGGAACACGCGGGCCAGCAGGCTGCGCAGGCCGTCGGGGAGCTTGGCGACGACGGGGCCCGCGCCGGCGTAGTCGACCGACGCTCGCAGGCCCTCGGGTGTGACGGCGTGGGCGGGCCGTCCGAGCCGGATGTTCATCCCGGCGGTCACGGGCCAGCGCTGGAAGTCCTGGGTGAGCAGACTGACGCGTTCGAAGACCTGTGAGCGGTCGAGTCCGGCGAGGTCGGCCCGGCCCCAGCGCAGGGTGCCGGTCTGGGGGAGCAGCAGCCCCGAGAGGATCTTCATCAGCGTGCTCTTGCCGGAGCCGTTCTCGCCCACCACGGCGGTGACCGAGCCCATCGGCAGGGTCAGCGACACCTGGTCCAGGGCAGGCGTGTCACGGTCGGGGTAGCGGTAGCCGACGCGGTCCAGGACGACCTCCCCGACCCGCTCGGGGACCGGGTCGCCGCCCGAGGGAATGACCCGTCGCGCGGCCTGGTCCAGGAACCGGCCGTGATCGCGGACGTAGAGGGATTCCTCGTGCAGCTGGTTGACGTTCATGACCAGCGCGCCGAGGCTCGCCGATCCGGTGCGGACCGCGATCACGGCGGTGCCCGCGAGGGCGAGGCTCATCTGACCGGCCGTGATCAGCCAGAACATGGTCCCGTAGGTGGCGGCCATGGCGAGGCCCGACAGCGCGGAGGCGACCCATTCGGTCAGGGCCTTGCTGGAGGCGAGGCGCTCCTGTTCCGCCTCGGCGCTCTCGGCCATGCGCTGGTAGCGGCCGAGGAGGAAGGCGCCGACGGCGTGCAGGCGGACCTCCTGGGCGGCGGTGCGCTCGGTGAGCAGGCTGCCGATGAGGCGGCTCGCGCGGACGTGCTCGATCCAGCTCATCACCGATACGTAGCGCTCCTGGGCCACGCGCATGGCGCCCCATCCGCGCGGAGCCGCGATGAGGATCAGCATGGGCAGCAGGAGGGGGTGCAGCACGGTGAGGACGCCGGCGGTGGTGATCAGGGAGATGAGTCCGTTCAGCGCGGCGACGCAGGCGCCGATCATGCGGCGGGCCGCGCTGGGGCCGTGTTCGGCGACGTCCACGAGCCGCCGGAAGTCGGGGTCGTCGATCGCCTCCAGCTCGACGCCCGCGGCGGCGGTCAGGTACTGGGTGGTGGCGATCCGCTCGACCTTGGGTTCCAGGCGGCCCGCGCGCGAGGTGGACCACGCGGAGAGGGCGGAGTTGACGACGGCGACGGCGGCGGCGGCCAGCAGACCGGGTAACAGCGCGTGCAGCCGATGGGCGGCGGTGCCGCCGCCGGCGAGCAGGGCGTGCATCACGGCGTTGACGGCGAGCAGGTTCACGGCGGCGGCGATGCCCTGGCCGATCTCGCCGGCCGCCACGGCGAGCAGCGCGCGCCGGTCGGCCTGCCACGCCATGCGCAGCGTGGCCCCGACGAGGCCGGGCATGGAGCGCAGCGCGGACATCATGGTCAGGTCCAGCCCCGCGTGCTCGTACTGCGACCAGCCCAGGTCGTAGCGCAGCGGGCCGCCGAACAGCTCCTGCTCGGCGTCGGAGACCCGGGGCTCCGCCATCTTCACCGGTCCGAAGAACCTCTTCACAGGACGCCT comes from the Streptomyces sp. SUK 48 genome and includes:
- a CDS encoding ABC transporter ATP-binding protein, which codes for MAEPRVSDAEQELFGGPLRYDLGWSQYEHAGLDLTMMSALRSMPGLVGATLRMAWQADRRALLAVAAGEIGQGIAAAVNLLAVNAVMHALLAGGGTAAHRLHALLPGLLAAAAVAVVNSALSAWSTSRAGRLEPKVERIATTQYLTAAAGVELEAIDDPDFRRLVDVAEHGPSAARRMIGACVAALNGLISLITTAGVLTVLHPLLLPMLILIAAPRGWGAMRVAQERYVSVMSWIEHVRASRLIGSLLTERTAAQEVRLHAVGAFLLGRYQRMAESAEAEQERLASSKALTEWVASALSGLAMAATYGTMFWLITAGQMSLALAGTAVIAVRTGSASLGALVMNVNQLHEESLYVRDHGRFLDQAARRVIPSGGDPVPERVGEVVLDRVGYRYPDRDTPALDQVSLTLPMGSVTAVVGENGSGKSTLMKILSGLLLPQTGTLRWGRADLAGLDRSQVFERVSLLTQDFQRWPVTAGMNIRLGRPAHAVTPEGLRASVDYAGAGPVVAKLPDGLRSLLARVFRGAIELSGGEWQKIGLARTHWRGSTAQAENILIVDEPTSALDPEAEIEAFDRIRRLAAPNRAVVLVTHRMSGVRHADRIHVLDAGRLVEQGTHDELVAARGRYAAMFAAQAAQYAPAATVPKPAGPIVADPA
- a CDS encoding MFS transporter; amino-acid sequence: MPRQVREELTRRLRRNKRAFREDDIQVVEGPLLRRAVGASALGNCMEWFDFGIYSYLAAIIGKVFFPSASPTAQLISSFATFAAAFVVRPLGGLVFGPLGDRVGRQKVLATTMIMMAAGTFSIGLIPGYTTIGVAAPVLLLIARMVQGFSTGGEYGGASTFVSEYAPDRRRGFLSSWLDFGTFVGYALGSALVTVLNLTLSDAEMLSWGWRVPFLIAGPLGAIGLYIRLRLEESPAFQQQLDEHEKSLAQGSVRGEFKDIIGRHWRELLLCMGIVLLYNVTNYMVTGFMPTYLTEDLHRSATFADLLVLIGMLWIVLLITFIGRLSDRVGRRPVYAVSAAAMIVLAVPSFLMITRGGTWLPLFGMLILATLLACFAAPSAATLPALFPTAVRYAAMGIGFNVAVAAFGGTTPLVTEALVNVTGDNLAPAYYLMLAGAIGLLTVRFLPESAQMPLNGSRPMVGSRQEEQELISTSRELYLLAEDGPPRAV